In the Carassius gibelio isolate Cgi1373 ecotype wild population from Czech Republic chromosome B24, carGib1.2-hapl.c, whole genome shotgun sequence genome, one interval contains:
- the coasy gene encoding bifunctional coenzyme A synthase — translation MSMFSTGILVLTSPLHVLPFRIAPVLTSAAQVVERTLYIHLHPGLNLGTGGQVRPAYIPPVVDLCALISRLYSNAADICGHLDVRVLLSNVRTQSAALNGNNGPFATPQTLSHSPEVLLTDFPIQDSGQSSLVTQCLQKYAGHCYVCKPSLSSVLLNPRIAEFEEDRRDAQLKPLETFSDVVVGGTFDRLHGAHKTLLNISCLMANRRFVIGVCDQELLKNKVLKELIEPYDQRVQKLQDFLNDIKPSLKYEIVPLSDPFGPSISDPELQCIVVSEETRKGGEAVNRKRVENGLAELVLYEIQLLKDAHRADIEEEKISSSSLRTRLLGTLLKPPSPQPHLPLDPYVIGLTGGSGSGKSSIAHRLEALGAVRIDCDQLGHEAYLPGTSAYHKIVQEFGPDILKEDKSINRRVLGGKVFGNQERLKALTDIVWPEIALLVKKRIDQAKEQGKRVCVVDAAVLLEAGWTYLVHEVWVATIPEEEAVKRIVQRDGVKEEDALRRLKSQWPNAKLIEHANVVLCTLWEPDVTQRQVLKAWTLLQQRIQKRQETTRSSL, via the exons ATGTCCATGTTCAGCACCGGTATCCTGGTGCTTACGTCTCCGTTACACGTCCTCCCTTTCCGCATCGCTCCTGTCCTCACCTCTGCCGCCCAGGTGGTCGAGCGCACACTTTACATCCATCTCCACCCCGGCCTCAACCTGGGCACAGGTGGGCAGGTGCGGCCCGCCTACATCCCGCCTGTGGTGGATCTCTGCGCTCTAATCTCTCGTCTTTACAGCAATGCCGCTGACATATGTGGGCACCTTGACGTCAGAGTGCTGCTCAGTAACGTCCGCACCCAATCTGCGGCATTGAACGGAAACAACGGTCCTTTTGCCACCCCACAGACATTGTCCCACTCACCAGAAGTACTGCTCACAGACTTCCCCATCCAGGATTCAGGCCAGTCCTCACTGGTCACCCAGTGCTTGCAGAAGTACGCTGGTCACTGCTACGTCTGCAAGCCGAGTCTCTCATCTGTGCTTTTGAACCCACGAATAGCTGAGTTTGAGGAAGATAGAAGAGATGCACAGTTAAAACCTTTAGAGACGTTCAGTGATGTGGTGGTTGGCGGCACCTTTGACCGTCTGCATGGTGCACACAAGACCCTGCTGAATATTTCCTGTCTGATGGCCAACAGACGCTTTGTCATTGGTGTGTGTGACCAGGAACTATTAAAAA ATAAGGTCTTGAAGGAGTTGATAGAGCCGTACGATCAGCGTGTGCAGAAGCTCCAGGACTTTCTGAACGATATAAAACCATCACTCAAGTACGAAATCGTTCCTCTCTCTGACCCCTTCGGCCCCTCCATAAGCGACCCTGAGCTGCAGTGCATTGTGGTCAGCGAGGAGACAAGGAAAGGGGGTGAAGCTGTCAACAGGAAGCGTGTGGAAAAT GGATTGGCTGAACTGGTTCTGTATGAGATCCAGCTGTTGAAAGACGCCCATCGTGCTGACATCGAGGAGGAGAAGATCAGTTCCTCCAGCCTGAGAACAAGACTGCTGGGAACGCTGCTCAAACCTCCATCC CCGCAGCCGCATCTTCCTCTGGACCCGTATGTGATTGGTCTGACGGGCGGCAGCGGGTCTGGGAAGAGCTCTATAGCACACAGACTGGAAGCTCTCGGCGCTGTGAGGATTGACTGCGATCAGCTCGGTCACGAGGCTTACCTGCCGGGAACATCCGCTTATCATAAGATCGTCCAGGAGTTCGGCCCAG ATATTCTTAAAGAGGACAAGAGCATTAACAGACGAGTACTGGGTGGGAAAGTGTTCGGAAACCAG gAGCGTCTGAAAGCTCTGACAGATATCGTGTGGCCGGAGATTGCTCTGCTGGTGAAGAAGAGAATAGATCAAGCAAAAGAACAGG GTAAGCGTGTCTGTGTGGTGGACGCGGCCGTGTTGCTCGAGGCGGGATGGACATATCTGGTGCATGAGGTTTGGGTGGCCACCATCCCAGAAGAAGAG GCAGTGAAGCGTATAGTCCAGCGTGACGGTGTGAAGGAGGAAGATGCCTTGAGGAGACTGAAGAGCCAGTGGCCGAATGCAAAGCTGATAGAACATGCTAACGTAGTGCTGTGCACACTGTGGGAACCTGACGTTACTCAgagacag GTGTTGAAAGCCTGGACTCTATTACAGCAGCGGATTCAGAAGAGACAAGAAACAACCAGATCTTCATTATGA
- the LOC128013246 gene encoding myosin light chain kinase, smooth muscle-like → MASIEKGQKKTYISTFRFDLKPSAALNVPRRSENGTKPGNREMSCLKSEKSELADTRRKSPRNTKEETEKRRPGAVAEFLDPQQQVVVGVGGTARLHCRFRSSGPVASCWIHDTEKVVVEGPRVYVRNTSSSSTLVLSDVLPVDEGSYSLFVQNRGGTAHQTISLRVIDRPDPPSSSPFVSQLTRSSLVLSWSGPCFDGGSAITGYVVEFQRLDQTEPGDWAELTNQCLNTSYRVCSGLDPQGQYRFRVRACNTAGVSDPSEESDCIEMNTAGETQQEVTSYVEVVPDTTHKVRDHYHVHEKLGVGKFGEVYRMTHKHTGQVYAGKFYRARVSRDKKAARQEIKLMNELRHPKLVQCLAAYDTPSEIVMILEYIAGGELFERIVDENFEHTEPNVVNYMRQILEGIQYIQSKNILHLDLKPENIVCVNSAGSLIKIIDFGLACKLEPGKRLMVLHGTPEFVAPEVVNYEPVDLATDMWSIGIICYILLSGESPFQGNNDAETLALVTAAHWEFNPESFEDITDEAKDFISGLLRKDKRTRLSCEKALAHPWIALFDDANARLTKSLNKQKMRRYLARQKWKKTGKALLALTRMSHCSKSDGPLSPISVDVNALGNEAKQAVASLEKQLWSEPRFRQALHDLTESCGATAHLTCTIQGYPDPEVLWLFEEAPLEKHGRVQMNYDQNGACTLTLAQVQPGDSGIYKCCASNSLGQALCSARLTVKL, encoded by the exons ATGGCCTCTATTGAAAAGGGTCAAAAGAAGACCTACATTTCAACATTCAGGTTTGACCTAAAGCCTTCAGCAGCGCTGAATGTGCCGAGGAGATCAGAGAATGGAACCAAGCCGGGGAACAGAGAGATGAGCTGTCTGAAATCAGAGAAATCAG AATTGGCTGACACAAGAAGAAAATCTCCTAGAAACACAAAAGAGGAGACAGAAAAGAGGAGACCAG GTGCTGTAGCTGAGTTTTTGGATCCCCAGCAGCAGGTTGTGGTTGGTGTTGGAGGAACCGCTCGACTGCACTGTCGTTTCAGAAGCTCTGGGCCTGTGGCTTCCTGCTGGATTCATGACACGGAAAAG GTTGTGGTAGAAGGACCGCGAGTGTATGTGAGgaacaccagcagcagcagcaccctGGTTCTCTCTGATGTTCTCCCTGTAGATGAAGGAAGTTATTCCCTGTTCGTTCAGAACCGAGGAGGCACAGCTCACCAGACCATAAGCCTCCGTGTCATTG ATCGTCCAGACCCTCCATCCTCGAGTCCGTTCGTGTCTCAGCTGACCCGCTCATCTCTGGTTCTGTCCTGGTCTGGACCGTGTTTTGACGGAGGTTCTGCAATCACAGGATACGTGGTGGAGTTTCAGAGGCTGGACCAAACCGAGCCCGGCGACTGGGCTGAACTCACTAACCAGTGTCTGAACACCTCGTATCGGGTCTGCTCCGGTCTCGACCCGCAGGGACAGTATCGCTTCAGAGTAAGAGCCTGTAACACAGCGGGAGTCAGCGATCCCAGTGAGGAGTCGGACTGCATCGAGATGAACACTGCAG GTGAGACCCAACAGGAAGTGACCTCGTATGTGGAGGTTGTGCCTGACACCACACACAAAGTCCGGGATCATTATCATGTCCATGAAAAACTGGGAGT GGGGAAGTTTGGGGAGGTGTACAGGATGACCCATAAGCACACGGGTCAGGTGTATGCTGGGAAGTTCTACCGGGCCCGTGTCTCCAGAGATAAAAAGGCAGCACGTCAAGAAATCAAACTGATGAATGAACTACGACACCCGAAGCTGGTGCAGTGTCTCGCAGCCTACGACACTCCGTCTGAGATCGTCATGATTCTGGAATA TATTGCAGGTGGTGAGTTGTTTGAACGGATAGTAGATGAGAATTTCGAGCACACAGAACCCAACGTTGTGAACTACATGCGTCAGATCCTGGAAGGAATCCAGTATATCCAAAGCAAAAACATCCTCCACCTCGACCTGAAGCCGGAGAACATCGTCTGTGTGAACAGCGCTGGATCGCTCATCAAGATCATCGACTTTGGATTAGCCTGCAAACTGG agccTGGTAAACGTCTGATGGTCTTACATGGGACTCCAGAGTTTGTGGCCCCGGAGGTTGTCAATTATGAGCCTGTAGATCTGGCCACCGACATGTGGAGCATCGGCATCATCTGCTACATCCT GCTGAGTGGTGAGTCCCCATTCCAGGGAAACAACGATGCAGAAACATTAGCTCTGGTTACTGCAGCGCACTGGGAGTTTAATCCTGAGAGTTTTGAGGATATCACTGATGAGGCCAAAGATTTCATCAGCGGCCTACTGAGGAAGGATAAGAG AACAAGATTATCCTGTGAGAAAGCATTAGCTCATCCCTGGATAGCCTTATTTGATGATGCAAACGCCAGATTAACCAAATCCCTAAATAAACAGAAGATGAGAAGATACCTGGCCCGACAGAAATGGAAG AAAACCGGTAAAGCCCTGCTTGCACTCACAAGGATGTCTCACTGCAGCAAATCTGATGGACCGCTGTCTCCAATTTCTGTAGATG TAAATGCTCTGGGGAATGAAGCCAAACAAGCTGTGGCATCACTGGAAAAACAGTTGTGGAGTGAACCACGTTTCCGTCAAGCCCTGCATGACCTCACGGAGAGCTGTGGAGCCACTGCGCACCTGACTTGTACAATACAAG GATATCCTGACCCTGAAGTGCTTTGGCTGTTTGAGGAAGCGCCGCTGGAGAAACACGGACGAGTTCAGATGAATTATGATCAGAACGGTGCTTGCACACTCACCCTTGCTCAAGTACAACCAGGGGATTCTGGGATCTACAAATGCTGTGCGTCCAACAGTTTGGGACAGGCGCTGTGCTCTGCCAGACTCACCGTGAAACTCTAG
- the si:ch211-40k21.5 gene encoding uncharacterized protein si:ch211-40k21.5 isoform X2, with amino-acid sequence MDHCYALTADTLQTLPRKRKKSDVKKRERDRLRQKNRVNIGVAYSRWKALKVEKGMKNDAEVACYLLDRVCGGHLLQDKSSGSLRKRARPQKSTYVSVPRTERILRDSPPPSWDTQSDTESMPSPDPQSTNVEVLGICYDLPPLWPYQPEKQVQPEQLIEDGYDPDVRMGYTEEQNSTMEHSSSSSTTEEDSTEHYEERKDELAETALRLEERLITMRSLSDAASDCISMTRGIVDQKDRKWAVNKSSLTGLFRTCHQCGEPVLKFKTLTSGSLIRIQWECSKGHLMWLFPNHNPT; translated from the exons ATGGATCACTGTTATGCATTAACCGCAGACACACTACAAACTCTGCCGAGGAAGCGAAAGAAGTCCGATgttaagaaaagagaaagagacagactgAGACAGAAGAACAGAGTAAACATCGGCGTGGCCTATTCCAGATGGAAAGCGCTGAAAGTGGAGAAAGGCATGAAGAACGACGCGGAGGTTGCTTGTTACCTGCTGGACAG GGTGTGTGGCGGGCATCTTTTACAAGACAAATCTAGTGGGTCTttgagaaagagagcaagaccCCAGAAATCAACATATGTATCTGTGCCACGGACTGAG AGGATTCTGAGGGATTCACCTCCGCCCAGTTGGGACACCCAGTCAGACACTGAATCCATGCCTAGTCCAGACCCCCAGTCCACAAACGTTGAGGTCCTTGGGATCTGCTATGACCTCCCTCCCCTTTGGCCATATCAACCA GAGAAACAAGTACAGCCTGAACAACTAATAGAGGATGGATATGACCCAGATGTCAGGATGGGTTACACAGAGGAACAAAACAGTACGATGGAGCATAGTTCATCTTCAAGCACTACAGAGGAAGACAGCACAGAGCACTACGAGGAAAGAAAG GATGAACTCGCAGAGACTGCCCTGCGATTGGAGGAACGTTTAATCACCATGAGATCTTTGTCTGATGCCGCATCTGATTGCATTTCAATGACAAGAGGAATAGTAGATCAGAAGGACAGAAAATGGGCGGTCAACAAATCCAGTTTGACAGGACTGTTCAGAACTTGCCATCAGTGTGGAGAACCGGTTCtgaaatttaaaacattaacatcCGGGAGTCTGATTCGGATTCAGTGGGAATGCTCAAAGGGACATCTCATGTGGCTCTTTCCCAACCACAACCCAACATAA
- the si:ch211-40k21.5 gene encoding uncharacterized protein si:ch211-40k21.5 isoform X1, whose translation MDHCYALTADTLQTLPRKRKKSDVKKRERDRLRQKNRVNIGVAYSRWKALKVEKGMKNDAEVACYLLDRVCGGHLLQDKSSGSLRKRARPQKSTYVSVPRTEVRTFRILRDSPPPSWDTQSDTESMPSPDPQSTNVEVLGICYDLPPLWPYQPEKQVQPEQLIEDGYDPDVRMGYTEEQNSTMEHSSSSSTTEEDSTEHYEERKDELAETALRLEERLITMRSLSDAASDCISMTRGIVDQKDRKWAVNKSSLTGLFRTCHQCGEPVLKFKTLTSGSLIRIQWECSKGHLMWLFPNHNPT comes from the exons ATGGATCACTGTTATGCATTAACCGCAGACACACTACAAACTCTGCCGAGGAAGCGAAAGAAGTCCGATgttaagaaaagagaaagagacagactgAGACAGAAGAACAGAGTAAACATCGGCGTGGCCTATTCCAGATGGAAAGCGCTGAAAGTGGAGAAAGGCATGAAGAACGACGCGGAGGTTGCTTGTTACCTGCTGGACAG GGTGTGTGGCGGGCATCTTTTACAAGACAAATCTAGTGGGTCTttgagaaagagagcaagaccCCAGAAATCAACATATGTATCTGTGCCACGGACTGAGGTACGTACATTCAG GATTCTGAGGGATTCACCTCCGCCCAGTTGGGACACCCAGTCAGACACTGAATCCATGCCTAGTCCAGACCCCCAGTCCACAAACGTTGAGGTCCTTGGGATCTGCTATGACCTCCCTCCCCTTTGGCCATATCAACCA GAGAAACAAGTACAGCCTGAACAACTAATAGAGGATGGATATGACCCAGATGTCAGGATGGGTTACACAGAGGAACAAAACAGTACGATGGAGCATAGTTCATCTTCAAGCACTACAGAGGAAGACAGCACAGAGCACTACGAGGAAAGAAAG GATGAACTCGCAGAGACTGCCCTGCGATTGGAGGAACGTTTAATCACCATGAGATCTTTGTCTGATGCCGCATCTGATTGCATTTCAATGACAAGAGGAATAGTAGATCAGAAGGACAGAAAATGGGCGGTCAACAAATCCAGTTTGACAGGACTGTTCAGAACTTGCCATCAGTGTGGAGAACCGGTTCtgaaatttaaaacattaacatcCGGGAGTCTGATTCGGATTCAGTGGGAATGCTCAAAGGGACATCTCATGTGGCTCTTTCCCAACCACAACCCAACATAA
- the LOC128013249 gene encoding serine/threonine-protein kinase RIO3: MDQLEVTTKETKSPWGAPVLAPAPCSLADVMSEQLARQLHEEGSSFPEIPDTDLDLTCAPEADTSSDLILAQMLQMEFDREFDTQLRREERKFNGDSKVSISFENYRMVHPYEDSDSSEDEVDWQDTRHDPYRAAKPTTTPKKGFVGKGKNITTKHDEEVCGRKNTARMDNFAPEVQVGDGIGMDLKLSNQVYNALKRHCDSEQRRSARLHEKKEHSTAEQAVDPRTRLLMYKMVNAGILENINGCISTGKESVVFHANGGSFEEKIVPEECVLKVFKTTLNEFKNRDKYIKDDYRFKDRFSKLNPRKIIHLWAEKEMHNLTRIKKAGIPCPEVVILKKHILVMSFIGKDHVPAPKLKDAILSSEDMKKAYYQVLNMMQRLYQDCNLVHADLSEYNMLWHEGQVWFIDVSQSIEPTHPHGLEFLFRDCRNVATFFQKAGVAEALDVFELFNTVSGLQINSDNEADFLARIEALEKRNEDHVQKSSKKIFMDTSEGSPPQLNTDDDDDD; this comes from the exons ATGGACCAACTTGAAGTCACTACAAAAGAAACCAAG AGCCCATGGGGTGCTCCTGTCCTGGCACCAGCGCCCTGCTCTCTGGCTGATGTGATGAGTGAGCAACTGGCCCGACAGCTGCATGAGGAGGGCAGCTCTTTCCCAGAAATCCCTGA TACCGATCTGGACCTGACCTGCGCTCCTGAAGCAGACACGTCCAGCGACCTGATTCTGGCCCAGATGCTTCAGATGGAGTTCGATCGCGAGTTTGATACGCAGCTGCGCAGGGAGGAGAGGAAGTTTAACGGAGACAGCAaag TCTCCATATCGTTTGAGAACTACCGGATGGTTCATCCGTATGAGGACAGTGACAGCTCTGAAGATGAGGTTGATTGGCAGGACACTCGCCATGACCCCTACAGAGCTG CCAAACCAACAACGACCCCTAAAAAGGGATTTGTTGGAAAGGGCAAGAACATCACCACCAAACATGATGAGGAAGTCTGTGGACGGAAGAACACGGCACGCATGGACAAT TTTGCTCCGGAGGTGCAGGTGGGAGACGGGATCGGCATGGACCTGAAGCTCTCCAACCAAGTGTACAACGCTCTGAAACGCCACTGTGACAGCGAGCAGCGCCGCAGCGCTCGACTTCATGAGAAGAAGGAGCACTCTACTGCT GAACAAGCTGTGGACCCCAGGACCAGACTGCTCATGTACAAAATGGTGAATGCTGGGATACTGGAGAACATCAATGGCTGCATCAGCACAGGAAAAGAGTCGGTGGTTTTCCACGCTAATGGAGGGAG CTTTGAAGAGAAGATTGTTCCAGAAGAGTGTGTCCTCAAAGTTTTCAAGACCACCCTGAATGAGTTTAAGAACCGGGACAAATATATCAAGGACGACTACCGCTTCAAAGACCGCTTCAGCAAGCTGAATCCTCGCAAAATTATCCACCTGTGGGCTGAGAAGGAGATGCACAACCTCACCAG GATAAAGAAAGCAGGGATCCCGTGTCCCGAGGTGGTGATTCTGAAGAAGCATATCCTTGTGATGTCATTCATTGGAAAAGACCATGTTCCTGCACCTAAACTGAAGGACGCTATTCTGAGTTCTGAGGATATGAAGAAAGCATACTACCAAGTGCTAAAC ATGATGCAGCGTCTGTATCAAGACTGTAATCTGGTGCATGCTGATTTGAGTGAATACAACATGCTTTGGCATGAAGGACAG GTGTGGTTCATTGACGTGAGTCAGTCCATAGAGCCCACTCACCCTCACGGTCTGGAGTTCTTGTTCAGAGACTGCAGGAATGTGGCCACA TTTTTCCAGAAAGCTGGTGTGGCTGAAGCTCTCGATGTATTCGAGCTGTTCAACACCGTGTCTGGACTGCAGATCAACAGTGATAATGAGGCTGATTTCTTAGCCCGG ATTGAAGCCCTGGAGAAAAGAAATGAAGATCATGTGCAGAAATCCAGCAAGAAAATCTTCATGGACACCAGTGAAGGCAGCCCACCCCAATTaaacactgatgatgatgatgatgattaa